CCTCCCGGGCCGCCGTGCGCATGATCCTCCGTCACCACGACTGGGTGCCGCCCCGGCTGGGCTGACCCGGCCGACCAGGGCGGCAGCCTGATCTGCGTGCCGTCCGTGTACGCCCGGGCGCAGATCGATCACAGCACGCGCAATTCCTTCCCGGCACCGCCATCTGGCCCCCTACAGTATGCGCCGTGACCCAGGACGACGCGGAACTCATCGCCGGCCGCTACGAGCTGATCGAACGGATCGGGCAGGGCGGCATGGGCCGTGTCTGGCGCGGGACGGACCGGCACCTGTTCGGTCGGGAGGTCGCCGTCAAGGAGATCCTCTTCCCGCCCGGGCTGGAGGACAACGAGCGCGCCATGCTGCTCCGCCGGTTCACCGGTGAGGCGCGGGCCGCGGTGATCCTGAACCACCCCGGCATCATCACCATCCACGACGTGGTCGAGCACAACGGCTCGCCGGCCATCGTCATGGAGTTCGTCCGCGGCCGCTCCCTCGCCGCGGAGATCCGCGAGCTGGGTCGGCTGCCGGTGCGGCGGGTCGCCGAGATCGGTGCGGCGATGCTCGGCGCGCTCGCCGAGGCGCACGGCGCCGGGATCGTGCACCGCGACATCAAGCCGGACAACGTCCTGCTGACGAAGGACCGGGTCGTCCTCACCGACTTCGGCATCGCGCACCTCGCGGACGCGACCACCAAGCTGAGCCACAGCGGCACCGTCATCGGTACCCCGCACTACATGCCTCCCGAGCAGCTGGAGGGGAAGCGGCCGACCGCCGCCAACGACCTGTGGGCGCTCGGAGCCACGCTCTACCACGCGGTGGAGGGCCGGACGCCCTTCGAAGCCGAGGGCCTGCACGCCCTCGCCATCGCCATCTTCACCCAGCCGCACCGGCCGCCGGTCGTGGCCGGCCCGCTCGGCCCGGTGCTGGAGGCGCTGCTCGCCAAGGACCCGGCGGAGCGGGCGACCGTCGCGCGGGCCGAGGAGCTGCTGGCGGCGGTACTGCGGGGTGGCGACACCACGGCGGCGGCCGGGCCCGTGCCCGATCCGGCGCCGCCCGTACGGCGGACACCCACGGCACCGGAGTCCGTCCCCGGGCCGGCGGACCGTCAGCTGCCGCCCCCGTCCCACGAGGTGCCGGCGGCCGAGTCCGTCGAAGAGGTCCCCGAGGAGCCTGCGGACGGACCTGCCGGGGAGTCCGCCGCCGGGCCGGCCGTCCCCGCCCCGGCGCCGCCGAGCACTCCCCCGGCCGTGCCCCCGCACCCGCCGCAGGGCCGCCCGGTGCCGGACAACCCGTACGCCACTCCCCCGGCTGCCGAGCTCCCGCGGCAGGCCACCGACGGGGGGCCCGCCGACGGGATGCCGACCGAGACCCCGGAGGCGTACCGCTTCGAGGAGTCGCCGGCTGGGCGGCCGGTGCGGCGGTCGGCCGGCCGGAAGGCCACGGTGCTGGCGGTGGCGCTGGCGACCCTGGCCGTCGGCGGCATCCTCGCCTGGACCCTCACCCGGGACTCCGGCCGCGGCAGCGGCGGCAACAGTGCCGACG
This genomic window from Streptomyces sp. TLI_235 contains:
- a CDS encoding ABC-type branched-subunit amino acid transport system substrate-binding protein, producing the protein MTQDDAELIAGRYELIERIGQGGMGRVWRGTDRHLFGREVAVKEILFPPGLEDNERAMLLRRFTGEARAAVILNHPGIITIHDVVEHNGSPAIVMEFVRGRSLAAEIRELGRLPVRRVAEIGAAMLGALAEAHGAGIVHRDIKPDNVLLTKDRVVLTDFGIAHLADATTKLSHSGTVIGTPHYMPPEQLEGKRPTAANDLWALGATLYHAVEGRTPFEAEGLHALAIAIFTQPHRPPVVAGPLGPVLEALLAKDPAERATVARAEELLAAVLRGGDTTAAAGPVPDPAPPVRRTPTAPESVPGPADRQLPPPSHEVPAAESVEEVPEEPADGPAGESAAGPAVPAPAPPSTPPAVPPHPPQGRPVPDNPYATPPAAELPRQATDGGPADGMPTETPEAYRFEESPAGRPVRRSAGRKATVLAVALATLAVGGILAWTLTRDSGRGSGGNSADGGRSSNDSATTTVVIGVDAPLTGSLASFGAGIRNSADLAVRTANRRTYVPGVTFELKALDDQAQPQTGQQNADAFVADSRVLGVVGPLNSSVAQSMLPTLSTAGLVDVSPANTNPVLTLGSDWLKGVKARPCSVYYRTTTTDALQGPFAARYLVKVAKKTKFFVIDDKKTYGAGLADGFTGEVAALGGTVVGSEHVDPGGHDYGTLAAKIRASGAEAVYYGGEYPDAAPLSQQLKEGGETVPLMGGDGIFDTEYTRLNTRAEGDLATSVGAPTTELSGGNAFLADYRAAGFPEEAGQYGAYAYDAAWAVIEAVKSAVEANGGTLPSDARSKVVGAMAGVSFDGMTGPVAFDDYGDTKNRQLTVYTVQGGAWHSVKTDTYLP